Proteins encoded in a region of the Halioglobus maricola genome:
- a CDS encoding amidohydrolase family protein codes for MSDKLLVVSTDCHAGLPIADYKPYVESKYHEMLDMAVPITVDMLEKSESMFLIKEINDAWRAPIQQELTGAWDYDERVRMLATDGIACEVIFPDGITEKNTPPFGAGLGLSPRDMVPELQWAGAMAHNRWLAELCANDPARHLGVASIPLLWDVGQAVEAVRWCVDNGLRAVMIPTLWGEHDAYHHVKYDPFWEVCQDLGVIVHFHSGPAPHPEYFGKGFPVEDQRSELPGAMGIYVSEVMWWLYRPLTFMIWGGVFERFPRLKVMIVEGGTMFMLPSWLRLMDFQYHEGEISAKLGDFKSHLSMSPSEYYQRNVGIGASCVRRADLDERDTIGADQIMWGSDFPHPEGTWPNTQAYYRETFSGLPEDAGRKILGDNAVAFYGLDRERLQQVADEIGPDKSIFN; via the coding sequence ATGTCCGACAAGCTTTTAGTGGTATCTACGGACTGCCACGCCGGCCTACCCATCGCCGATTACAAACCTTATGTCGAGAGCAAGTATCACGAGATGCTCGACATGGCCGTACCCATTACGGTGGATATGCTGGAAAAGTCAGAGTCGATGTTCCTGATTAAGGAAATCAACGATGCCTGGCGTGCACCGATACAACAGGAGTTAACCGGCGCCTGGGACTACGATGAGCGAGTTCGCATGCTCGCGACTGACGGCATTGCCTGTGAGGTCATTTTCCCGGATGGGATTACCGAAAAAAACACACCACCTTTTGGTGCGGGCCTGGGCCTATCGCCGCGCGATATGGTGCCCGAGCTGCAGTGGGCCGGTGCCATGGCCCATAACCGGTGGCTGGCAGAGCTGTGTGCCAATGACCCCGCGAGGCATCTTGGTGTCGCCTCGATCCCCCTGCTTTGGGATGTCGGCCAGGCGGTGGAAGCTGTGCGCTGGTGTGTCGATAACGGCCTGCGCGCAGTGATGATTCCCACGCTCTGGGGCGAGCACGATGCCTACCATCATGTGAAGTACGACCCGTTCTGGGAAGTATGCCAGGACCTGGGGGTGATCGTGCACTTCCACTCTGGCCCTGCCCCCCATCCGGAATACTTCGGCAAGGGGTTTCCGGTGGAGGACCAGCGCTCAGAGTTGCCCGGAGCCATGGGTATCTATGTCTCTGAAGTCATGTGGTGGTTGTACCGCCCGCTGACGTTCATGATCTGGGGTGGTGTGTTCGAACGCTTCCCTCGACTCAAGGTGATGATCGTGGAAGGAGGCACTATGTTCATGCTGCCATCCTGGTTGCGGCTGATGGACTTCCAGTATCACGAGGGTGAAATTTCCGCCAAGCTGGGCGATTTCAAAAGCCACTTGTCCATGTCGCCCAGTGAGTACTACCAGCGCAACGTCGGCATCGGCGCATCTTGTGTGCGCCGGGCAGACCTCGATGAGCGCGACACCATAGGCGCCGACCAGATCATGTGGGGCAGCGACTTCCCTCACCCTGAAGGCACCTGGCCCAATACCCAGGCCTATTATCGAGAGACGTTTAGCGGCTTGCCTGAAGACGCTGGCCGTAAGATTCTTGGCGACAATGCGGTCGCCTTCTATGGCCTTGATCGCGAGCGGCTGCAGCAGGTGGCCGACGAAATCGGCCCTGACAAATCCATTTTTAACTAA
- a CDS encoding acetoacetate decarboxylase family protein has protein sequence MTNESGAPQGNTGDIVNWPMLKIVYRTDPEAIAKLLPPGIDPGANPNVNLTIYNFPVPDEPEYGIVTTVDADYNGTPGEYTLGYGIDQESAIFISQETNGQPKYPCTTEFYRLGPQVSARCVHQGYTFVEFKGVSTGPVEGAEEWVQNEWWLKYSRAVSVGGPATGFDFPPHVVHVMSKYGTAWKEEVQGELVLRDSPWDPLASLLPMREQLSAHLWWPIFLDRQITLAGELDAEAFLPYADTISGSRWPGENGGPKRG, from the coding sequence ATGACAAATGAATCAGGTGCACCACAGGGAAATACTGGCGACATCGTCAATTGGCCAATGCTGAAAATCGTTTACCGGACTGACCCGGAAGCGATCGCCAAGCTGTTGCCCCCAGGTATCGATCCAGGTGCCAATCCCAATGTGAATCTCACTATCTATAACTTCCCGGTTCCCGACGAGCCCGAGTACGGCATTGTTACCACCGTGGACGCGGACTACAACGGCACACCGGGTGAATACACTCTCGGGTACGGCATCGACCAGGAGTCGGCAATTTTCATCAGCCAGGAGACCAACGGCCAGCCCAAGTATCCCTGTACTACCGAGTTTTACCGTCTTGGACCCCAGGTGAGTGCGCGTTGTGTCCACCAGGGTTACACCTTTGTAGAGTTCAAGGGCGTCTCCACTGGCCCGGTCGAAGGTGCCGAGGAGTGGGTCCAGAATGAGTGGTGGCTGAAGTACTCCCGCGCGGTAAGCGTGGGCGGCCCGGCGACGGGTTTTGACTTCCCACCTCACGTGGTTCACGTGATGAGCAAGTACGGTACTGCCTGGAAAGAGGAAGTGCAGGGCGAACTGGTGCTGCGTGATAGCCCCTGGGATCCGCTGGCATCACTGCTGCCCATGCGCGAGCAGCTCTCCGCGCACCTGTGGTGGCCCATCTTTCTCGATCGCCAGATCACACTGGCTGGTGAGCTGGATGCTGAGGCCTTCCTGCCCTATGCAGACACGATCTCCGGCTCTCGCTGGCCCGGAGAAAATGGCGGACCCAAGCGCGGTTGA
- a CDS encoding Rieske 2Fe-2S domain-containing protein, producing the protein MTIVEACDSKTNTTPDFPMGWFSVSRSQELAVGEVKPVKAFDRELVLYRTRSGKAALQDAYCPHLGAHLGHEGRVIGETVRCPFHGWQFNADDGKCSHIPYCDEIPERARLRTWHTDEKNGEVYVWYHPENTAPQWELPDLPELDDPNWTSPRYTEHLVPAHVQDICENSCDPVHFAYVHNQQGIPDSEVTIDPDGRTMHLHSNMENNDFPSHLHAITYSPGFALVRNTYGPNAEMIMYNSPQAIDKHTTFMRWTLLVRKEIEDLAGDDVMKGIIDGLSDDYPIWANKVHRRRPVFCREDKPLVTFRKWVRQFYVTSQDQQEIA; encoded by the coding sequence ATGACAATCGTAGAAGCCTGTGATTCAAAAACCAATACCACCCCGGATTTCCCGATGGGGTGGTTTTCTGTTTCCCGCTCCCAGGAGCTGGCCGTTGGGGAAGTTAAGCCCGTAAAAGCCTTCGATCGGGAGCTTGTGTTGTATCGCACGCGCTCTGGCAAGGCGGCACTGCAGGATGCCTATTGTCCTCATCTGGGCGCCCATCTCGGTCACGAAGGCCGAGTGATCGGCGAGACCGTGCGCTGCCCGTTTCACGGCTGGCAGTTTAATGCGGACGACGGCAAGTGTTCGCATATTCCTTATTGTGATGAGATCCCGGAGCGGGCTCGCCTGCGCACGTGGCACACCGACGAAAAGAACGGCGAGGTATACGTCTGGTATCACCCGGAAAATACAGCGCCTCAGTGGGAGTTGCCTGACTTGCCGGAGTTGGATGACCCGAACTGGACCTCGCCTCGCTACACCGAGCACCTGGTGCCGGCCCACGTACAGGATATTTGCGAAAACTCCTGCGACCCGGTGCATTTTGCGTACGTGCACAACCAACAGGGGATTCCGGATTCAGAGGTGACCATCGATCCTGATGGACGCACCATGCACCTGCACTCCAATATGGAGAACAATGACTTTCCTTCGCATCTGCACGCAATTACGTACAGCCCCGGTTTTGCCCTGGTGCGCAATACCTATGGGCCCAATGCCGAAATGATTATGTACAACAGCCCCCAGGCTATCGACAAGCACACTACGTTTATGCGCTGGACCTTGCTCGTGCGCAAGGAAATTGAAGATCTGGCTGGGGACGATGTGATGAAAGGGATTATTGATGGTCTGAGTGATGACTATCCGATTTGGGCGAACAAGGTGCACAGGCGTCGCCCCGTATTTTGTCGTGAAGACAAGCCTCTGGTGACGTTCCGCAAATGGGTGCGCCAGTTTTATGTGACGTCGCAAGACCAGCAGGAGATTGCCTGA
- a CDS encoding SDR family NAD(P)-dependent oxidoreductase: MKDFNGKVAVITGGASGVGRSLAFALGRRGAKIAVGDVDGTAMEQVAKDLAAENIEAIVEHCDVTSLDSLNALADAAVAKLGGLDLVFANAGIGAGEGGAMWDYSEKDWEWCLKVNVWGVINSIRAFMPRLVASGQAAHFVVTGSGNGAYTILPDAPIYTASKAAVHAITENLHYQCQAGQLPVKVSALFPGPHVVDTGLFNSDRVRPEDLQKDGGAPDSGITSVDDMKRMAAEFGIEMQTTHPDEVADMALRGLEQDAFWLLETTPDSDEKIRARADMILNRTTPVPATLG, encoded by the coding sequence GTGAAGGATTTCAACGGTAAGGTAGCGGTCATTACCGGCGGTGCCAGTGGCGTCGGACGCTCGCTGGCGTTTGCGCTGGGTCGTCGCGGGGCGAAAATCGCTGTCGGTGATGTCGATGGAACGGCTATGGAGCAAGTGGCAAAGGATCTTGCCGCCGAGAACATCGAGGCGATTGTCGAGCACTGCGATGTCACCTCGCTAGACAGCCTGAATGCGCTCGCAGATGCAGCGGTGGCGAAGCTTGGTGGCCTCGATCTCGTGTTTGCCAATGCCGGTATCGGCGCAGGCGAGGGCGGTGCCATGTGGGACTACTCGGAGAAAGACTGGGAGTGGTGCCTCAAGGTGAATGTGTGGGGCGTGATTAATTCGATCCGTGCCTTCATGCCGCGGCTGGTGGCCAGCGGTCAGGCGGCTCACTTTGTCGTGACCGGATCTGGCAATGGCGCATATACGATTTTGCCGGATGCTCCCATCTACACCGCGAGCAAAGCGGCGGTACACGCGATTACGGAGAATTTGCACTATCAGTGCCAGGCGGGTCAGCTGCCGGTGAAGGTGAGCGCACTGTTTCCCGGGCCACATGTGGTTGATACGGGGCTTTTCAATTCGGATCGCGTTCGGCCCGAAGACCTGCAGAAAGATGGCGGTGCCCCCGACTCTGGCATCACCTCGGTTGATGACATGAAGCGGATGGCTGCCGAGTTTGGCATTGAGATGCAGACTACTCACCCGGATGAGGTGGCCGATATGGCGCTGCGAGGCCTGGAACAGGATGCGTTCTGGCTGCTGGAAACTACACCGGATTCCGACGAGAAAATTCGTGCTCGGGCCGACATGATTTTAAACAGAACGACACCCGTGCCAGCTACGCTGGGGTGA
- a CDS encoding TetR/AcrR family transcriptional regulator has translation MQLHYDIFMDTIEAPLGRREKRKQEIRTRIEEAAYRLFQQHGIEDTSIEQICQEADVARRTFYGHFTNKHALLGALGISRLYSRSEPMLAELMAAQPTTRGRLQAMIDYIESTFSGMNEIDRQLILIGPTAFAEDTEAQRELGTSAIDSFTALIRAGLELGEVKQDFSPSMLATTVVGTLNMLTINWCLDSDYPVFAKLEEARGMFEQLICKDTQGA, from the coding sequence ATGCAACTGCATTACGATATTTTCATGGACACGATTGAGGCCCCGCTGGGGCGCAGAGAGAAGCGCAAACAGGAAATTCGCACCCGAATCGAGGAGGCGGCCTACCGCCTGTTCCAGCAACATGGGATCGAGGACACCAGCATTGAGCAGATCTGCCAGGAGGCAGATGTCGCCCGGCGCACCTTCTACGGCCACTTCACTAACAAGCACGCCCTGCTGGGGGCGCTGGGCATTTCCAGGCTGTACTCCCGTTCCGAGCCCATGCTCGCAGAGTTGATGGCAGCGCAACCGACCACCCGTGGTCGCCTGCAAGCCATGATCGACTATATCGAATCGACCTTCTCAGGCATGAACGAGATAGACCGCCAGCTCATCCTGATAGGCCCCACCGCCTTCGCCGAAGACACCGAAGCCCAGCGCGAACTTGGCACCTCGGCAATCGACAGTTTCACCGCCCTTATTCGAGCCGGACTTGAACTGGGCGAGGTCAAACAGGATTTCAGCCCCAGCATGCTTGCGACCACCGTTGTGGGCACCCTCAACATGCTGACGATCAACTGGTGCCTGGACAGCGACTACCCGGTTTTCGCAAAACTGGAAGAAGCCCGGGGCATGTTCGAGCAATTGATCTGTAAAGACACTCAGGGCGCCTGA